Proteins encoded in a region of the Streptomyces violaceoruber genome:
- a CDS encoding LLM class flavin-dependent oxidoreductase, whose product MQFGIFTVGDVTPDPTTGRTPTERERIKAMVAIALKAEEVGLDVFATGEHHNPPFVPSSPTTMLGYVAARTERLVLSTSTTLITTNDPVKIAEDFAMLQHLADGRVDLMMGRGNTGPVYPWFGKDIREGINLAVENYNLLHRLWREDVVNWEGKFRTPLQGFTSTPRPLDGVAPFVWHGSIRSPEIAEQAAYYGDGFFHNNIFWPADHTKRMIELYRARYAHYGHGTPEQAIVGLGGQVFMRKNSQDAVREFRPYFDEAPVYGHGPSLEDFTAQTPLTVGSPQQVIEKTLAFRDYAGDYQRQLFLMDHAGLPLKTVLEQLDLLGEEVVPVLREEFAKNRPADVPDAPTHASLLASRKGAPTEEGARA is encoded by the coding sequence ATGCAGTTCGGCATCTTCACCGTCGGCGACGTCACGCCCGACCCGACCACGGGCCGTACGCCGACCGAGCGTGAGCGCATCAAGGCGATGGTCGCCATCGCGCTCAAGGCGGAGGAGGTCGGGCTCGACGTCTTCGCGACCGGCGAGCACCACAACCCGCCCTTCGTGCCCTCGTCGCCGACGACCATGCTCGGCTACGTCGCGGCCCGCACCGAGCGGCTGGTGCTCTCCACCTCCACCACCCTGATCACCACGAACGACCCGGTGAAGATCGCCGAGGACTTCGCGATGCTCCAGCACCTGGCCGACGGCCGGGTGGACCTGATGATGGGGCGCGGCAACACCGGCCCGGTCTACCCCTGGTTCGGCAAGGACATCCGCGAGGGCATCAACCTCGCCGTCGAGAACTACAACCTGCTGCACCGCCTGTGGCGCGAGGACGTGGTGAACTGGGAGGGCAAGTTCCGCACCCCGCTCCAGGGCTTCACCTCCACTCCGCGTCCGCTGGACGGCGTCGCGCCCTTCGTCTGGCACGGCTCCATCCGCTCCCCGGAGATCGCCGAGCAGGCCGCGTACTACGGCGACGGCTTCTTCCACAACAACATCTTCTGGCCCGCCGACCACACCAAGCGCATGATCGAGCTGTACCGGGCCCGCTACGCCCACTACGGGCACGGCACGCCCGAGCAGGCGATCGTCGGCCTCGGCGGCCAGGTGTTCATGCGGAAGAACAGCCAGGACGCGGTCCGTGAGTTCCGGCCCTACTTCGACGAGGCCCCGGTCTACGGGCACGGGCCGTCGCTGGAGGACTTCACCGCGCAGACACCGCTCACCGTCGGCTCGCCGCAGCAGGTGATCGAGAAGACGCTCGCCTTCCGCGACTACGCCGGCGACTACCAGCGCCAGCTGTTCCTGATGGACCACGCCGGGCTGCCCCTGAAGACCGTCCTGGAGCAGCTCGACCTGCTCGGCGAGGAGGTCGTCCCGGTGCTGCGCGAGGAGTTCGCCAAGAACCGCCCGGCCGACGTGCCGGACGCGCCGACCCACGCGTCCCTGCTGGCCTCCCGCAAGGGCGCCCCGACCGAGGAAGGAGCGCGCGCATGA
- a CDS encoding YnfA family protein: MLVLRSAALFVVAALFEIGGAWLVWQGVREQRGWLWAAGGVLALGAYGFVATFQPDAHFGRILAAYGGIFVAGSILWGVVADGYRPDRWDIAGALVCLAGMALIMWAPRNGG; encoded by the coding sequence ATGCTCGTGCTCCGCTCCGCCGCCCTCTTCGTCGTCGCCGCCCTGTTCGAGATCGGCGGCGCCTGGCTGGTGTGGCAGGGCGTGCGCGAGCAGCGCGGCTGGCTCTGGGCGGCGGGCGGGGTCCTCGCCCTCGGCGCCTACGGCTTCGTCGCCACCTTCCAGCCCGACGCGCACTTCGGCCGCATCCTCGCCGCGTACGGCGGGATCTTCGTGGCCGGCTCGATCCTGTGGGGCGTGGTCGCCGACGGCTACCGCCCGGACCGCTGGGACATCGCCGGGGCGCTGGTCTGCCTGGCCGGGATGGCCCTGATCATGTGGGCCCCGCGCAACGGCGGCTGA
- a CDS encoding macro domain-containing protein: MARIRVSVLGPARLEVDGVPARLTPLTTRLLVRLVAADGEPVPVRRLHRDVWALDGEQPHAAQRHRNEVQKRVLELRRALDPAQRGDGARVLRTEQLLAGPAPETAYRLVLAPGELDCAEFTDLVDSALLAAPASAADRLAAALALVRGRPLAEAGDEDFARPLARRLTALYETARRQLIRSRMDLGRHDLALPVAERMARERPDDQDVAELLGALRARLRERHGRELLRQPFPGAGDLVVVRGDLFDQDDANLVVGFTDTFDTATEQDLVISRDSVQGQLVERLFGGERKLLDDRIQAGLRAFRPVRTERPQDKPRGRRVRYPLGTTVPLTVDGRRVFAVAYSRLGNDLVARSGPADLRASLDTLWPAVARYGMYRPLAIPLIGSGLARIVELDRTRLLLMIVESFADHCRRDPATAPELRVVIRPADLERTDLSVLGTYLRTTRLPGAGADVGAGTGSQDTGAGAGDSGGAYGRR, encoded by the coding sequence ATGGCGCGTATCCGTGTGAGCGTCCTGGGTCCGGCCAGGCTCGAAGTCGACGGCGTACCCGCCCGGTTGACCCCGTTGACGACACGGCTGCTGGTCCGGCTGGTGGCGGCGGACGGCGAGCCCGTCCCGGTACGCCGGCTGCACCGGGACGTGTGGGCACTCGACGGCGAGCAGCCGCACGCGGCGCAGCGCCACCGCAACGAAGTGCAAAAGCGCGTCCTCGAACTGCGCCGCGCCCTCGACCCCGCGCAGCGCGGTGACGGCGCCCGGGTGCTGCGCACCGAGCAACTGCTGGCCGGCCCGGCGCCCGAGACGGCGTACCGGCTGGTGCTCGCGCCCGGCGAACTGGACTGCGCGGAGTTCACCGACCTGGTCGACTCCGCGCTGCTCGCGGCGCCCGCGTCGGCCGCCGACCGGCTGGCCGCGGCGCTGGCCCTGGTGCGCGGCCGTCCGCTGGCGGAGGCGGGCGACGAGGACTTCGCCCGGCCGCTGGCGCGCCGGCTCACCGCGCTGTACGAGACGGCCCGCCGCCAGCTGATCCGCAGCCGGATGGACCTGGGCCGCCACGACCTCGCGCTGCCGGTCGCGGAACGGATGGCCCGGGAGCGGCCGGACGACCAGGACGTCGCCGAGCTGCTCGGCGCCCTGCGGGCCCGGCTGCGCGAGCGGCACGGACGGGAGCTGCTGCGGCAGCCGTTCCCCGGCGCCGGTGACCTCGTGGTGGTGCGCGGCGACCTGTTCGACCAGGACGACGCCAATCTCGTCGTCGGGTTCACCGACACCTTCGACACCGCCACTGAGCAGGACCTGGTGATCAGCCGGGACAGCGTCCAGGGCCAGCTGGTGGAGCGGCTGTTCGGCGGGGAGCGCAAGCTGCTGGACGACCGGATCCAGGCCGGGCTGAGGGCGTTCCGGCCGGTGCGCACCGAGCGGCCCCAGGACAAGCCGCGCGGCCGGCGGGTGCGCTACCCGCTGGGCACCACCGTCCCGCTGACGGTCGACGGCCGCCGGGTCTTCGCGGTGGCCTACTCCCGGCTCGGCAACGACCTCGTCGCCCGCTCCGGACCGGCCGACCTGCGGGCGAGCCTGGACACCCTGTGGCCGGCCGTCGCCCGGTACGGGATGTACCGGCCGCTCGCGATCCCCCTGATCGGCTCCGGGCTGGCCCGGATCGTGGAGCTGGACCGCACCCGGCTGCTGCTCATGATCGTGGAGAGCTTCGCCGACCACTGCCGCCGTGACCCGGCGACCGCCCCGGAGCTGCGCGTCGTGATCCGCCCGGCCGACCTGGAGCGGACCGACCTGTCGGTGCTCGGCACCTATCTGCGCACCACGCGGCTCCCCGGTGCCGGCGCCGACGTCGGCGCCGGCACCGGGAGTCAGGACACCGGTGCCGGCGCCGGCGACAGCGGTGGGGCGTACGGCCGCCGGTGA
- a CDS encoding transferase produces MSRPQPGQSPDRLPEKPLPRWFPAALPVSVLVAVLWGPVYAAVLCGVAAVAVAYATTRKPELWHLAAGTGLCAAGVLAQAFAYYLILRDGSLGPHGSAAVLFLLGLQFFLHGRKVRRAAQLTLSALRRHREENGLLRAAEPLGERRPGARRVPFAMTSVFGAVVSGLGSLFLCFTLLALRDLLTTGDNPWWASLVVAALCAQAVLFIGLGNTILRTGVQYYDTVVSSPDDLAGRQYVLYLRSFRDDHRLSRPHRVPLAGAWPAAAVSLGQGEEERIADALSWAGPLVGVGAPGERVPRAGARRMYLPPDDWQRPVSTMMRGAALVVIVLGKGPGTLWEIREAMRILPPERLLLLVPMKEKAYDEFRELAGDLAPGVLPAYRRSRALSSRVRGIIHFEPDWTARFVALRRPPPLEDPLVGSLDRAMWPAMVRLTELELERRADGRRGEA; encoded by the coding sequence ATGAGCAGACCCCAGCCGGGACAGTCGCCCGACCGGTTACCCGAGAAGCCGTTGCCCCGGTGGTTTCCGGCGGCCCTCCCCGTGTCCGTACTGGTGGCCGTCCTGTGGGGACCGGTGTACGCGGCGGTGCTGTGCGGCGTGGCAGCCGTGGCCGTCGCGTACGCCACGACCAGGAAGCCCGAGCTGTGGCACCTGGCGGCCGGGACCGGCCTGTGCGCGGCGGGTGTGCTGGCGCAGGCCTTCGCCTACTACCTGATCCTGCGGGACGGTTCGCTCGGCCCGCACGGGAGCGCGGCCGTCCTCTTCCTCCTCGGCCTCCAGTTCTTCCTGCACGGCAGGAAGGTGCGGCGCGCGGCGCAGCTCACCTTGTCGGCGCTGCGGCGGCACCGCGAGGAGAACGGGCTGCTCCGGGCCGCCGAGCCGCTCGGCGAGCGGCGGCCGGGGGCGCGCCGGGTCCCGTTCGCGATGACGAGCGTCTTCGGCGCGGTCGTCTCCGGGCTCGGCTCGCTGTTCCTCTGCTTCACCCTTCTCGCCCTGCGGGACCTGCTGACGACCGGCGACAACCCGTGGTGGGCGTCCCTGGTCGTCGCCGCCCTGTGTGCGCAGGCGGTCCTCTTCATCGGCCTGGGCAACACGATCCTGCGCACCGGAGTGCAGTACTACGACACGGTCGTCTCCTCCCCGGACGACCTCGCGGGCCGCCAGTACGTCCTCTACCTGCGCTCCTTCCGCGACGACCACCGGCTCTCGCGCCCCCACCGCGTCCCCCTGGCGGGCGCCTGGCCGGCCGCCGCCGTCAGCCTCGGCCAGGGCGAGGAGGAGCGCATCGCCGACGCCCTGTCCTGGGCCGGCCCCCTCGTCGGGGTGGGGGCGCCCGGGGAGCGCGTGCCCCGGGCCGGTGCCCGGCGGATGTACCTGCCGCCGGACGACTGGCAGAGGCCGGTGAGCACCATGATGCGCGGCGCCGCGCTCGTCGTGATCGTGCTGGGGAAGGGACCGGGGACGCTCTGGGAGATCCGCGAGGCGATGCGGATCCTGCCTCCCGAGCGGCTGCTGCTGCTCGTGCCGATGAAGGAGAAGGCGTACGACGAGTTCCGGGAGCTGGCGGGCGACCTGGCGCCCGGCGTGCTGCCCGCGTACCGGCGCAGCCGTGCTTTGTCGTCCCGGGTCCGGGGAATCATCCACTTCGAGCCGGACTGGACGGCGCGGTTCGTCGCCCTGCGCCGGCCCCCGCCGCTCGAAGACCCGCTCGTGGGCTCTCTGGACCGTGCCATGTGGCCCGCCATGGTGCGCCTGACCGAACTCGAACTCGAACGGCGGGCGGACGGGAGGCGGGGCGAGGCATGA
- a CDS encoding RtcB family protein, whose translation MSYVEMPGAKVPIRMWADPATVEEGALQQLRNVATLPWIKGLAVMPDVHYGKGATVGSVIAMRGAVCPAAVGVDIGCGMSAVKTSLTANDLPGDLSRLRSKIEQAIPVGRGMHDSPLEPGRFHGLATGGWDDFWGRFDGVAEAVKFRHERAGKQMGTLGGGNHFVEVCTDTTGSVWLMLHSGSRNIGKELAEHHIGVAQKLPHNQGLVDRDLAVFVADTPQMAAYRNDLFWAQEYAKYNRTLMMALLKDVVRKEFKKAKPVFEQEISAHHNYVAEERYDGMDLLVTRKGAIRAGSGDFGIIPGSMGTGSYIVKGLGNAKSFNSASHGAGRRMSRNAAKRRFSTKDLEEQTRGVECRKDSGVVDEIPGAYKPIDQVIDQQRDLVEVVAKLKQVVCVKG comes from the coding sequence ATGTCGTACGTGGAGATGCCGGGCGCGAAGGTGCCGATCCGGATGTGGGCCGACCCGGCGACGGTCGAGGAGGGTGCGCTCCAGCAGCTGCGCAACGTCGCGACCCTGCCGTGGATCAAGGGCCTCGCGGTCATGCCGGACGTGCACTACGGCAAGGGCGCGACGGTCGGCTCCGTGATCGCGATGCGCGGCGCGGTGTGCCCGGCCGCGGTGGGCGTCGACATCGGCTGCGGCATGTCGGCGGTGAAGACCTCCCTGACGGCGAACGACCTGCCCGGGGACCTGTCCCGGCTGCGCTCGAAGATCGAGCAGGCGATTCCGGTGGGGCGGGGGATGCACGACAGCCCGCTGGAGCCGGGGCGCTTCCACGGGCTGGCGACGGGCGGCTGGGACGACTTCTGGGGGCGGTTCGACGGAGTCGCCGAAGCGGTCAAGTTCCGTCACGAACGGGCCGGAAAGCAGATGGGTACGCTCGGAGGCGGAAATCATTTCGTCGAAGTGTGCACGGATACGACCGGTTCTGTCTGGCTGATGCTGCACTCCGGTTCCCGCAACATCGGCAAGGAACTGGCCGAGCATCACATCGGCGTCGCCCAGAAGCTCCCGCACAACCAGGGTCTGGTCGACCGCGACCTCGCGGTGTTCGTCGCGGACACTCCGCAGATGGCCGCGTACCGCAACGACCTGTTCTGGGCGCAGGAGTACGCGAAGTACAACCGCACGCTCATGATGGCGCTCCTCAAGGACGTGGTCCGCAAGGAGTTCAAGAAGGCCAAGCCGGTCTTCGAGCAGGAGATCAGCGCCCACCACAACTACGTGGCCGAGGAGCGATACGACGGGATGGACCTGCTGGTGACCCGCAAGGGCGCGATCCGCGCGGGTTCCGGGGACTTCGGGATCATCCCCGGTTCCATGGGCACGGGTTCGTACATCGTGAAGGGACTCGGCAACGCCAAGTCCTTCAACTCCGCCTCCCACGGCGCCGGTCGGCGGATGAGCCGGAACGCCGCCAAGCGCCGCTTCTCCACCAAGGACCTGGAGGAGCAGACGCGGGGTGTGGAGTGCCGCAAGGACTCCGGCGTCGTGGACGAGATCCCGGGCGCCTACAAGCCGATCGACCAGGTCATCGACCAGCAGCGCGACCTGGTGGAGGTCGTGGCGAAGCTGAAGCAGGTCGTCTGCGTGAAGGGCTGA
- a CDS encoding RipA family octameric membrane protein: MSDMGDALWNTEVGPAEYSVADDRYRQAVLDQYKLCVEMADRVSARRNLTNTFFLSLNSAVVAVVAAVSGGALADASVPLLLAGLVILLVQCAAWYVMVRSYRQLNRAKYAVIGAFEERLPAFAYSRGEWGALGEGRDWRRYLPLTYVEQWVPVVFAGSYVTGFFALVTR, encoded by the coding sequence ATGAGCGACATGGGGGACGCGCTGTGGAACACGGAGGTCGGCCCGGCCGAGTACTCGGTGGCCGACGACCGCTACCGGCAGGCGGTGCTCGACCAGTACAAGCTCTGCGTGGAGATGGCCGACCGGGTCAGTGCCCGGCGGAATCTGACCAACACGTTCTTCCTGTCGCTCAACAGCGCGGTGGTCGCCGTGGTGGCCGCGGTGTCGGGCGGCGCACTGGCCGACGCGTCCGTCCCGCTGCTGCTGGCCGGGCTGGTCATCCTGCTGGTCCAGTGCGCCGCCTGGTACGTCATGGTGCGGTCGTACCGACAGCTCAACCGCGCCAAGTACGCGGTGATCGGCGCCTTCGAGGAGAGGCTGCCGGCGTTCGCGTACAGCAGGGGGGAGTGGGGCGCGCTGGGCGAGGGCCGGGACTGGCGCCGGTATCTGCCCCTGACCTACGTCGAGCAGTGGGTCCCGGTCGTCTTCGCCGGCTCCTACGTGACGGGCTTCTTCGCCCTCGTCACCCGGTGA
- a CDS encoding SDR family NAD(P)-dependent oxidoreductase, producing MATAAAAPSAASRIAVVTGASSGIGAATARQLAAAGYRVVLTARRKDRIEALAGEIEAAGHKATAYPLDVTDREAVDEFATAFKTVGVLVNNAGGALGADPVATGDPDDWRRMYETNVIGTLNLTQALLPKLEASGDGTVVVVSSTAGLSTYEGGAGYVAAKHGEHVLAETLRLEIVGRPVRVVEIAPGMVKTDEFALTRFAGDQDKAAKVYQGVAAPLTADDVADTITWAVTRPAHVNIDLLVVRPRAQASNTKVHREA from the coding sequence ATGGCCACCGCAGCAGCCGCCCCGTCCGCCGCCTCCCGCATCGCCGTCGTGACCGGCGCGAGCAGCGGCATCGGCGCCGCCACGGCGCGGCAGCTCGCCGCGGCCGGGTACCGCGTGGTCCTCACCGCCCGCCGCAAGGACCGCATCGAGGCGCTCGCCGGGGAGATCGAGGCGGCCGGCCACAAGGCGACGGCCTACCCCCTGGACGTCACCGACCGCGAGGCGGTCGACGAGTTCGCGACCGCGTTCAAGACGGTCGGCGTCCTGGTCAACAACGCGGGCGGCGCGCTCGGCGCCGACCCGGTGGCCACCGGCGACCCGGACGACTGGCGCCGCATGTACGAGACGAACGTCATCGGCACCCTCAACCTCACCCAGGCCCTGCTCCCCAAGCTGGAGGCGAGCGGCGACGGCACGGTCGTGGTCGTCTCCTCCACCGCGGGCCTGTCCACCTACGAGGGCGGCGCGGGCTACGTCGCCGCCAAGCACGGCGAGCACGTCCTCGCCGAGACCCTGCGCCTGGAGATCGTCGGCCGCCCGGTCCGCGTCGTCGAGATCGCGCCCGGCATGGTCAAGACCGACGAGTTCGCCCTGACCCGCTTCGCCGGCGACCAGGACAAGGCGGCCAAGGTCTACCAGGGCGTCGCCGCCCCCCTGACCGCCGACGACGTCGCCGACACCATCACCTGGGCGGTCACCCGCCCCGCCCACGTCAACATCGACCTCCTGGTCGTCCGCCCCCGCGCCCAGGCCTCGAACACGAAGGTGCACCGGGAGGCGTAG
- a CDS encoding DUF3558 family protein, which translates to MSEGTMQLRAQRDQRDPQAKRAKRLTRVLVGAAAVPVMLVAAGCSSDSGSDDGKDKAAEESAASKSASPSPTVKAAAYGKLPEPCSVVSKKTLDDLVPKADSGKEGSSNDTAMRAGCSWDSLDDNGVKGSQFRWLSVSMLRFESDVTRGEGEKLAHDYYLKQLKDAQAAEGAKSLKTAPVSRTGNEASVVSYDLKKKEGTFKQQTVVARVENVVVTLDFNGAGLAGDKTPDAGDLVKDAQKAAKEAVAAVMKANDTSAGGTPSGTPQGSGSPSKPASETSSKAPSKSS; encoded by the coding sequence ATGAGTGAAGGAACCATGCAGCTACGAGCCCAGCGTGACCAGCGAGACCCGCAAGCGAAGCGAGCGAAGCGACTCACCCGCGTCCTTGTCGGCGCGGCCGCCGTACCCGTGATGCTGGTGGCAGCCGGCTGCTCCTCGGACTCCGGCTCCGACGACGGCAAGGACAAGGCCGCGGAGGAGTCCGCCGCGTCGAAGTCCGCGAGCCCGTCCCCGACGGTGAAGGCCGCGGCGTACGGGAAGCTTCCGGAGCCGTGCTCGGTGGTGTCGAAGAAGACGCTGGACGACCTGGTGCCCAAGGCCGACTCCGGCAAGGAGGGTTCCTCCAACGACACCGCGATGCGGGCCGGTTGCTCCTGGGACAGCCTCGATGACAACGGCGTGAAGGGTTCTCAGTTCCGCTGGCTGAGCGTGTCGATGCTGCGCTTCGAGTCGGACGTGACGCGCGGCGAGGGCGAGAAGCTGGCGCACGACTACTACCTGAAGCAGCTGAAGGACGCGCAGGCCGCGGAGGGCGCGAAGAGCCTCAAGACCGCGCCGGTGAGCCGCACGGGCAACGAGGCCTCCGTGGTGAGCTACGACCTGAAGAAGAAGGAAGGCACCTTCAAGCAGCAGACGGTCGTGGCACGGGTCGAGAACGTCGTCGTGACCCTCGACTTCAACGGCGCGGGCCTGGCGGGCGACAAGACCCCGGACGCCGGCGACCTGGTGAAGGACGCGCAGAAGGCGGCCAAGGAGGCCGTGGCCGCGGTGATGAAGGCCAACGACACCTCGGCCGGCGGCACGCCGAGCGGCACGCCGCAGGGCTCCGGGTCCCCCTCGAAGCCGGCGTCCGAGACGTCCTCGAAGGCCCCTTCGAAGTCGAGCTGA
- a CDS encoding DUF2637 domain-containing protein, whose translation MAAPLQLTRTHRVLIGLVVFGAVIIAGIGFAGSYAAVRELALKKGFGNFSYVFPIGIDAGICVLLALDLLLTWIRIPFPLLRQTAWLLTAATIAFNGAAAWPDPLGVGMHGVIPILFVVSVEAARHAIGRIADITADKHMEGVRLTRWLLSPVPTFLLWRRMKLWELRSYEQVIKLEQERLVYRARLRSRFGRAWRRKAPVESLMPLRLARYGVPLAQTGPAGLAAAGIEPALLPPVPRQLQETDPQAPAGEQRAELVKGPEADRPRPAEPSGPEGPSPQGAGEEDGPEQSPWFNTRQVAYQGGYDPSYDPGEQYAQWYEEQQQADEYRDQYEEEPPLLEPSPEETGSFPIPVVPGRTRELGEGAGPAEPAPTEEDYYTVFRKSIDGSYPTVAQFRGDVEATFGVPLAPREADRMVKAFSERHMRELQEEHIA comes from the coding sequence GTGGCCGCGCCACTTCAGCTGACCCGGACGCATCGCGTCCTCATCGGCCTGGTCGTCTTCGGTGCCGTCATCATCGCCGGGATCGGCTTCGCGGGTTCGTACGCGGCAGTGCGGGAACTGGCCCTGAAGAAGGGGTTCGGGAATTTCTCGTACGTCTTCCCGATCGGCATCGACGCGGGCATCTGTGTGCTGCTCGCCCTGGACCTGCTGCTGACCTGGATCCGCATCCCCTTCCCGCTGCTGCGGCAGACGGCGTGGCTGCTGACGGCGGCGACGATCGCGTTCAACGGCGCCGCGGCCTGGCCCGATCCGCTGGGCGTGGGCATGCACGGCGTGATCCCGATCCTGTTCGTGGTGTCGGTGGAGGCCGCCCGGCACGCGATCGGCCGGATCGCCGACATCACCGCCGACAAGCACATGGAGGGCGTGCGCCTCACCCGGTGGCTGCTGTCGCCGGTGCCGACCTTCCTGCTGTGGCGGCGCATGAAGCTGTGGGAGCTGCGCTCCTACGAGCAGGTCATCAAGCTGGAGCAGGAGCGGCTGGTCTACCGGGCCCGGCTGCGGTCCCGCTTCGGCCGCGCCTGGCGCCGCAAGGCGCCCGTGGAGTCCCTGATGCCGCTGCGGCTGGCCCGCTACGGCGTCCCGCTGGCGCAGACCGGCCCCGCCGGGCTGGCGGCGGCGGGCATCGAACCGGCCCTGCTCCCGCCGGTGCCGCGGCAGCTCCAGGAGACGGACCCGCAGGCTCCCGCGGGCGAGCAGCGCGCCGAGCTGGTCAAGGGCCCCGAGGCGGACCGGCCCCGGCCCGCGGAGCCCTCCGGGCCCGAGGGGCCGTCGCCGCAGGGCGCCGGGGAGGAGGACGGCCCGGAGCAGAGCCCCTGGTTCAACACCCGCCAGGTCGCCTACCAGGGCGGTTACGACCCCAGCTACGACCCGGGCGAGCAGTACGCCCAGTGGTACGAGGAGCAGCAGCAGGCCGACGAGTACCGGGACCAGTACGAGGAGGAGCCCCCGCTGCTGGAGCCCTCGCCGGAGGAGACGGGCAGCTTCCCGATACCGGTCGTGCCGGGCCGCACCCGTGAGCTGGGCGAGGGTGCCGGTCCGGCCGAGCCGGCACCGACCGAGGAGGACTACTACACGGTCTTCCGGAAGTCGATCGACGGCAGCTACCCCACGGTCGCCCAGTTCCGGGGCGACGTGGAGGCGACCTTCGGGGTGCCGCTGGCTCCGCGTGAGGCCGATCGCATGGTGAAGGCGTTCAGCGAGCGCCACATGCGGGAGCTCCAGGAAGAGCACATCGCCTAG
- a CDS encoding CE1759 family FMN reductase → MKLVVVSAGLSVPSSTRLLADRLAAVAAPAATAPEPGPADVRVIELRDLAVEIAHTFTNGFPAPALADAFAEVAAADGLIVVTPVFSASYSGLFKSFFDALSVTDEDALTGKPVLIAATGGTGRHSLVLEHALRPLFAYLKAVIVPTGVYAASEDWGAEGLDARIERAATELAALMSGLSGSARASGPSAGRPLPKRDSFEEVTPFAERLAALSVPGPSPAP, encoded by the coding sequence ATGAAGCTCGTCGTCGTCTCCGCGGGGCTGAGCGTCCCGTCGTCCACGCGGCTGCTCGCCGACCGGCTGGCCGCGGTCGCCGCTCCGGCGGCCACCGCGCCCGAGCCCGGTCCGGCCGACGTCCGGGTGATCGAGCTGCGCGACCTCGCCGTGGAGATCGCGCACACCTTCACCAACGGCTTCCCGGCACCGGCGCTCGCGGACGCGTTCGCCGAGGTCGCGGCGGCCGACGGACTGATCGTCGTCACGCCGGTGTTCTCGGCGTCGTACAGCGGGCTGTTCAAGTCGTTCTTCGACGCGCTGAGCGTCACCGACGAGGACGCCCTCACCGGGAAGCCGGTGCTGATCGCCGCGACCGGCGGCACCGGCCGGCACTCCCTGGTGCTGGAGCACGCCCTGCGACCGCTCTTCGCCTACCTGAAGGCCGTGATCGTCCCCACCGGCGTGTACGCCGCCTCCGAGGACTGGGGCGCGGAGGGGCTGGACGCCCGGATCGAGCGGGCCGCGACCGAGCTGGCGGCGCTGATGTCGGGGCTGTCGGGGTCCGCGCGGGCGTCCGGTCCTTCGGCGGGCCGCCCGCTGCCGAAGCGGGACTCCTTCGAGGAGGTCACGCCCTTCGCGGAGCGGCTCGCCGCGCTGAGCGTCCCGGGCCCGAGCCCGGCGCCGTAG